In Blastocatellia bacterium, the genomic window GTGGGCCAGGACTGTCGGGTGAGACTCGTCGTCTGGCCGAGACCCTCCCACATCTCCTCCGCAACGTGAGGGGCAAAAGGCGCCAGCAACGTGACGAGCGTGCGCAGGGCATCACCCATGACGGCGCGATCCGTTTCACCGGCCGCTTCCGGACCGCCGACCTCGCCGTCGAAATCGGCGATGGCGTTGAGCAACTCCATCAATTTGGCGATCGCTGTGTTCAACTGGAGATCGGTCTCGAAATCCTGCGTGACGCCGCGAATCGTCTGATGCGTCTTTCGCACGAGCGCCCGCTGGGCGGGAGTGAGCTGTTCTCTCGGCACGGCGGGAGCGTCCGCGACAGCCGTC contains:
- a CDS encoding class I tRNA ligase family protein is translated as TAVADAPAVPREQLTPAQRALVRKTHQTIRGVTQDFETDLQLNTAIAKLMELLNAIADFDGEVGGPEAAGETDRAVMGDALRTLVTLLAPFAPHVAEEMWEGLGQTTSLTRQSWPTFDEALAREETLEIPVQVNGKLRSRIFLPPGTPREEYERAALADERVRAFIDGKRVVKVIVVPERLVNVVVS